From Paralcaligenes sp. KSB-10:
CATTGCCTTCGATGCCTATAGCACCGACGTACTGCGCAAACACGAGCGGGCTGCCGGCGCGGCCGTCAAGGTACTGGGCTATCGGCTGGCCATGATCGTGTCTGGCGGCCTGGCCCTGGTTCTTGCCGATCAGTGGCTTGGTTGGGGCAATACCTATTTCCTGATGGGCCTGTTCATGGTTGTGTGCGCGTGTGCGACCCTCATGGCGCCCGAGCCCGAAGAGGTAGCGCGGGCGCCCAGAACGTTGGCGCTGGCGGTGGTGGAACCGCTGGCCGAATTCTTCCGGCGGCGCGGCGCCATCACAATCTTGCTGCTGATTGTTCTGTACAAGCTGGGCGATGCCTTTGCGGGTGCGCTGTCAACCACCTTTTTATTGCGCGGCGCCGGGTTCAGCGTTTCCGAAGTCGGCACTGTCAACAAGGTGTTCGGCCTGATCGCCACGATTGTCGGCGCCCTGATGGGTGGTTCATTGATGGCGCGCCTGGGCCTGTACCGATCCCTGATGCTGTTCGGGATTCTCCAGGCCGTGTCGAATTTCGGTTATTGGCTGCTCGCGGTGACACCGCCCCATCTTTATTCCATGGCGGCCGTGGTTGCCTTCGAAAATCTATGCGGCGGCCTGGGTACGGCGGCGTTTGTGGCCTTGCTCATGGCGCTTTGCAAGCATGAGTTTTCCGCCACGCAGTTTGCCTTGCTGTCGGCCCTGTCGGCGGTGGGCCGCACTTACCTGGCCGGGCCGTTGACTCCGCCGCTGGTGGAGCATCTTGGGTGGCCGGTGTTCTTCACCACAACGGTATTCATTGCCATGCCAGGCCTGATACTGTTGTGGTGGCGGCGCGCCGAAATCGAAGGCCTTGAAACCCTGCACTCCTGATTCCGCCCTCCTGGCGGCCGCCTGCCAGCCGTTCGCGCTCATTTGCCGCTTCCCCCACCGAGATATCCGTATGAAAACCGAAAGTTTTATTCC
This genomic window contains:
- a CDS encoding muropeptide transporter — its product is MKKTGGIIVSSSNVYASPRVIPLLVLGFASGLPLALTSGTLQAWATVSNVSLQDIGFLTLIGSAYTLKFLWAPFVDRYAPPMLGRRRSWIFFTQLLLALAIAGMGLLSPSNNLGALAALALVVAFLSATQDIAFDAYSTDVLRKHERAAGAAVKVLGYRLAMIVSGGLALVLADQWLGWGNTYFLMGLFMVVCACATLMAPEPEEVARAPRTLALAVVEPLAEFFRRRGAITILLLIVLYKLGDAFAGALSTTFLLRGAGFSVSEVGTVNKVFGLIATIVGALMGGSLMARLGLYRSLMLFGILQAVSNFGYWLLAVTPPHLYSMAAVVAFENLCGGLGTAAFVALLMALCKHEFSATQFALLSALSAVGRTYLAGPLTPPLVEHLGWPVFFTTTVFIAMPGLILLWWRRAEIEGLETLHS